GGCCAGGCACGTGAGGTGGCACCCGGCGTGTGGTGGTTGCGCATGCCGCTGCCGTTTCGCCTCGATCACATCAACCTCTACCTCTTGCGCCATGGCGACGGCTGGGTAGCGGTGGACACCGGGATGAACACCGAGCAGAGCCGCGAGGTCTGGGACCGGGTGCTGAGCGAAGTCTGTGGCGGCCTGCCGCTGCGGGCGGTGGTCTGCACCCACTTTCATTCCGACCATGCCGGCGTCGCCGCCTGGCTCAGTGAGCGTTTCCAGTGCCCGGTGTACATGACCGTCAGCGAGTTCCAGTCGCTGCACGTGCGCTTTCCCGCCGATCAGGCGCCGGGCTGGGACTTCCTCGATTTCTACCGCAAGGCCGGGGTCAGCGACGCGCAGAGCCGCGAGATGTTCGCGGTGATGAGTAACGCGCATTTCCTGCCAGCGCCGCTCAACCATTTCCGTCGCCTGCAAGAGGGCAGCCTGCTGCAGATCGGTGGCCGCACCTGGCAGGTGGTGATCGGTCGTGGTCATTCGCCGGAGCATGCCTGCCTGTATGCCGCCGCCGACGGCTTGCTGATTTCCGGCGACCAGGTGCTGCCGCGTATTACCTCGACCGTCGGCGTGCACGCCACCGAGCCCCTGGCCGACCCGCTGCGCGACTGGCTGCAGTCGATCGAGCACCTGCGCAGTCTGCCCGACAGTGTGCTGGTACTGCCGGCCCACGAACGTCCGTTTTTCAATCTGCATCAGCGCCTGGA
This region of Pseudomonas fluorescens genomic DNA includes:
- a CDS encoding MBL fold metallo-hydrolase, encoding MTELDANGHELRDGLRYPWVQPPESGQAREVAPGVWWLRMPLPFRLDHINLYLLRHGDGWVAVDTGMNTEQSREVWDRVLSEVCGGLPLRAVVCTHFHSDHAGVAAWLSERFQCPVYMTVSEFQSLHVRFPADQAPGWDFLDFYRKAGVSDAQSREMFAVMSNAHFLPAPLNHFRRLQEGSLLQIGGRTWQVVIGRGHSPEHACLYAAADGLLISGDQVLPRITSTVGVHATEPLADPLRDWLQSIEHLRSLPDSVLVLPAHERPFFNLHQRLDQLEAHHQGHLAQMLASCAEPRTVLELMAVLFPRLSGRFDELMALGETLAHANYLVAEGSLQREEDRGLYRYRCAVKGARKASALKVF